CGAGCGCGACCTGTGGTTCCACGTGGACGGCGCCTACGGCGGCGCGGGCCTCTTCGCCCCCTCGGTGCGCGAGCGCTACAACGGCATCGAGCACGCCGACTCCTTCGTGGTCGACCCGCACAAGTGGCTGTTCGCCCCCTTCGACTGCGCCGCGCTGATCTACCGGAACCCGCAGCTCGCCCGCGCCGTGCACACCCAGGACGCCTCCTACCTGGACGTCCTGCACACCGAGGGCGACGAGTGGAACCCCACCGACTACGCCTACCACCTGACCCGGCGCGCCCGCGGCCTGCCGCTCTGGTTCTCGCTGGCCGTGCACGGCGTCCAGGCCTACACCGACGCCATCGAGGCCGGCCTCACGCTCGCCCGGGACACCGCGCAGCTGATCCGCGAGACCGACTACCTGGAGCTGCTGTTCGACCCGCAGCTCTCCGCGGTCTGCTTCAAGCGCAAGGGCTGGACCAACGACGACTACTACCGCTGGTCGCAGCAGCTGCTCGCGGACCAGATCGGCTTCGTCACCCCCACCGGCTGGGACGGCGAGACGGTCGCCCGCTTCGCCTTCCTGCACCCGGGCACGACCATGGAGATGGTCAAGGAGATCCTGGACACCATGGCCTGATCGAGGCTCCCGGCTCAGAGGCTCCGACGTACGGCCCCACCGGCTCCCGGTAGGGCCGTACGCATTGCCGCACCCTGCGGCACCGCAGGCCTACAGGAACGCCCCGCTCGGCAGGTACGGCGTCGGCGGTCGCATCCCGCGCACCCCGACGAAGCCCCCGGCCCGCGGTGTCAGCCCGACCTCCAGGCCGACGTCCAGCGCCCACTCCTGCTCCGCGGTGAGGAATTCGAGCCGGGCCTCGACGTCGTACGGCACCCGGGCCAGCGCCTCGCGCAGCAGCCGGGCGGCGATCCGCTTGCTGGTGGCCGCCAGCAGCTTCACCGCGCCGCCGTCCCGGTAGCAGTAGCCGCTGCCGGCCAGCGCGTCGGCGATCAGCAGCTCCTCGAAGTGGCCCAGCATCAGCTCGTGGTCGGGCCCGTGCGCGGAGCCGCGCAGCCGGCGGTCCACCGAGTCCAGCAGGTGCAGGTGGGTGGCGTTGCCGCGGTGCACCGGAATGTCCCCGGGGTCGAGCAGCCCCTCCCGGTCGACCCGCCCGGACAGCCGCATCGCCGGGTGCAGGGTGAACCCGGCCATCCGGTAGCGGCGCGCCGCCGCCGCGGAGTCCGAGGCGCAGACCATCCCGCGCAGACAGCCCCGGGCGTGCGTCGCCGCCCGGTCCAGCAGCAGCCGCCCGACGCCCTTGCCCTGCGCGGACGGCCGCACCGCGTACAGGGACGGCGACCACAGTCCCTCCCGGCGCATCGACAGCACCACCCCGACCGGCTCCCCGCCGCTCTCGGCCAGCCAGCAGCCCCCCGGGTCGGTGCGCGCCAGGTGTCTGGTCCGCGCCAGCTGGAGCGGCGTCGGCCGCGGCGCCGGCCCGGCACCGGCGGGGTCGGTGAACGCGGCGGCGGACAGCTCCTGGACGGCCTCCGCGTCCGCGGCGGTGTCCCTGACCGGGCGAAGGATCATGGGCACCATCCTGGCAGTCCGGCGGGCCGCCGCGGGGCCGGTTCGCACCGATCCGCACCCGGGGCGGTGACCGTCCCTGCCGGGTTGTGCGAGCATGGGGAGCGTAGGGGCCACGGGTGGCACACCCGTCCCGCGGGTAACCAGCCGCGAACAGGCCGCAGAAATCCATCGCCGTCCGGAAATGAATCCGGACGACCGGTGGTTGGCACTGGCGGCAGACCGTCGTCAAAGACCGGGAGAAAGCAGATGACCGTCCAGGACGAGACCACCGTCGAGAGTGGCATCCTCCTTACCGATGCCGCCGCGGCCAAGGTCAAGGCCCTGCTGGAGCAGGAAGGCCGCGAGGACCTGGCGCTGCGCGTCGCCGTCCAGCCCGGCGGCTGCTCCGGCCTGCGTTACCAGCTGTTCTTCGACGAGCGCTCGCTCGACGGCGACGTGATCAAGGACTTCGACGGTGTGAAGGTCGTCACCGACCGGATGAGCGCCCCGTACCTGGGCGGCGCCACCGTCGACTTCGTCGACACCATCGAGAAGCAGGGCTTCACCATCGACAACCCGAACGCCACCGGCTCCTGCGCCTGCGGCGACTCGTTCAGCTAAGCCCGCTGCGAAAGGCGGCCCCGGGTGCTCCCGGGGCCGCCTTTTCGTTTCGGCCTGCGCGGGGGTGTGCCCACCCGCTCCTGGTCGGCCTGCTACTGGCCGGCGATGTCCGGGGCCACCGGGTCCGGTCCGGCGTGCGGGTCGCCCTCCAGCGGCAGCTCCTGCCCGCTGGTCCGGTCCACCACCGTCCGCCCGGCCAGCGGCGAGCGCAGGTCGGCCGAGACCGACTGCCGCTTGGCCAGCGCGTTGCAGACCTGCCCGGGCTGTACGGCCGGCGGGCCCGGCACGACCGTCACGTCCACCCGGCCCGGCTGCGACTCGTCCGCCTTCAGCGCGTACTTCGTGCAGACCCCGCCGAAGAAGTACACGGTCAGCTTGGTGGTGCCGTCCACCCGGTAGGCGACCGGCGGGCGGGTCGGCGGGGTCGAACCGTTCGGGTTGGGCTCGCCCGGCGCGATCCCGTTGCCCGGGGGAGTGGCCGGATCGGGCTTCCCGGGCGGCGGCGAAGCCGGGGTGGGGTCGAAGCCGGTCGGCGGCGTGGCCGGCTGGGTGGCGCCCGAGGGGCTGCCCGGCTCGGCGGTCGCGGACGGGCTGCCGGGGGGCGTCGGGGCCTGCGGGGAGGCGCTCGCCGAGGCCGAGGCACCGGCCGCGGCCGAGTCCGAGGCGGGCTTGCCGCCGCCGTCGCAACCGGCCACCGTCATCACCGTCGCCAGCGCCAGACCCGCCAGGGCCAGGGCCCGCCGACCGCGCCGCGGCATCGTCTCCAGATCCATCTGCACATCCTCCCGAGGGCTCAGCGGCGCCGCCTCCTCGGCCGCTCCGCGCGGATGTGACGTGCTCCGGACCGATCCGGTTCCGCCGCGGATCCGGTACGGCTTCAGAGGCCGTACTCGGGCATTCCGGCGACCACCCGCCGAGCCCCGGAGGGGACCCGGAAACCGGCGGACACCGGGGCCGTGGGCTCCGGGCCGGCCGTCAGCTGGGGCCAGAACCGGCGCAGCCGTCGGGAGGAGTCCACCAGGGCGTCCAGGGTCTCGCCGTCCTCGGCGCGCAGGCCGGGCACAGGGGAGTGGTCGGTCGTCATCGGGCATCGCTCCGATCCAGGGCCGTGGCCGCACTGCCACGGTCGACGTCGGGGCCCACCCGCGCGGCGGGCCTCCTGAGGCCGACCCTAGGCCGGGGTTCGGGCCGCCCACCAGTGCTACCCGGAGGTAGTACACGTTCGACGGCAACGGGTGCCACCATGGCCGAGCGGGCGGCAACTTGGGCCACTCCTGCCTGGCCGCGTCGCCCGGCCGGGTACCGTAAGTGGGTTCGCCCCTGCATGCCCGCTGGCCCAGTAGCCATCCTGAGGAGACCTTCCGTGCGTATCGCCGTCGCCGGCTCGATCGCCACCGACCACCTGATGACGTTCCCCGGCCGGTTCGCCGACCAGCTCGTCGCCGAGCAGCTGCACACCGTGTCGCTGTCCTTCCTGGTCGACACCCTGGACATCCGCCGCGGCGGGGTCGCGCCGAACATCGCCTTCGGCATGGGCGTGCTCGGGCTCCGCCCGGTCCTGGTCGGCGCCGCCGGTGCGGACTTCGCCGAGTACCGCAGCTGGCTGGAGCGCAACAACGTGGACTGCGACTCCGTCCACATCTCCGAGACCCGGCACACGGCCCGCTTCATGTGCACCACGGACGAGGACCACAACCAGATCGCCTCGTTCTACACCGGTGCCATGGCCGAGGCCCGCAGCATCGAGCTGAAGCCGATCGCCGACCGCGTCGGCGGCCTGGACCTCGTCCTGATCGGCGCCGACGACCCGCAGGGCATGGTCCGCCACACCCAGGAGTGCCGCACCCGCGGCTACGCCTTCGCCGCCGACCCCTCCCAGCAGCTGGCCCGCCTGGACGGCCACGACATCCGCGAGATCGTGGACGGCGCCGCGTACCTCTTCACCAACGAGTACGAGGCCGCGCTGATCGAGACCAAGACCGGCTGGGACGCCGAGGAGCTGCTGACCCGCGTCGGCACCCGGATCACCACCCTGGGCAGCAAGGGCGTCCGGATCGAGCGCAAGGGCGAGGCCCCGATCCTGGTCGGCTGCGCCAAGGAGGACGCGAAGGTCGACCCGACCGGCGTCGGCGACGCCTTCCGGGCCGGCTTCCTCGCCGGCCTGTCCTGGGAGCTCGACCTGGAGCGCTCCGCCCAGCTCGGCTGCATGCTCGCCACCCTGGTGATCGAGACCGTCGGCACCCAGGAGTACGAGCTGCGCCCGGCCGCCTTCCTCAAGCGCTTCGAGGACACCTACGGCGCCGAGGCGGCCGCCGAGATCCGCGCGCGCCTGGTCAAGTAGTACGCCGGACGACGAGGTAGGCCGAGCCCCGGTCGCCGCCGTAGTCGGCGGCCGGGGCCTCGCCCGCGTACTCCTGCCCGCGCATCTCGCACCAGGCCGGGATGTCCAGTCGGGCCGCCTCGTCGTCCGCCAGCACGACCACCGTGCCGCCCGGCGGCACCTCGCCGATCCGCTTCGCCAACTCGATCACCGGCAGCGGGCACCGCTTGCCCAGGGCGTCGATGACGAGGGTGGCGGCCTCCGCCGTCGCCTTCGGCGCCGGCAGGTCCAGCCCCAGCGGCGCCCGGACCCCGGCCACCAGGTCGGGCAGCACGGCGAGGAAGCGCTCCACGTCGGCCTCGGCCGTCCCGTACGGCAGCGAGACCCGGACGTTCCCCTCGGTGAGCACCCCCATCGCGGCCAGCACATGGCTGGGCGTCAGGGTGGAGGAGGTGCAGGAGGAGCCGGAGGAGACCGCGAAGCCCGCCCGGTCCAGCTCGGTCAGCAGCACCTCGCCGTCCACGTACAGGCAGGAGAAGGTGACGATGTGCGGCAGCCGCCGCACCGGGTCGCCGACCACCTCGACCTCGGGCACCAGCTGCGGCACCCGGGCCCGGATCCGCTCCACCAGCGCGTGCAGCCGGGCGTTCTCCTGCTCCGCCTCGGCCCGTACGGCCCGCAGCGAGGCGGCCGCGGCCACGATCGCCGGGACGTTGACGTAGCCGGGCACCCGGCCGCCCTCGCGCTCGTCGGCGGGCAGCGGCGAGGCGTACCGGACGCCCTTGCGCACCGCCAGCACCCCGACCCCTGGCGGGCCGCCCCACTTGTGGGCGCTCGCGGTCAGCAGTGACCAGCCGGCCGGGACGTCCACCCGCCCGGCGCTCTGCGCCGCGTCGACCAGCAGCGGGACGCCGGCGTCGGCGCACAGCGCGGCGACCTCGCCGACCGGCTGGACGGTGCCCACCTCGTGGTTGGCGCTCTGCAGCGCGGCCAGGGCGGTGTCCGGGCGCAGCAGCGCGCCGAAGGCCTCCGGGTCGACCCGGCCGCCCCGGTCCACCGGGACCACCGAGACCTCCCCGCCCGCGGCCTCGTGGCGCTCGGCGACGTGCAGCACGCTGGAGTGCTCCACCGCCGAGTGCACCAGGTGGCCGCCGCGCCGCCGGTTCCCGGCCAGGGCGCCCAGCAGGCCGAGTTGGACGGCCTGCGTCCCGCTCGCGGTGAAGGCGATCTCGTCGGCCCGGGCGCCGAGCACCGCGGCGACCGTCTCCCGGGCGGCGTCGAGCAGCATCCGGGCCTGCCGGCCGGAGCGGTACAGCCGGGCCGGATCGGCCCAGCCCTCGTCCAGGGCGGCGGTCAGTGCCTGCCGCGCGACGGGGTGCAGAGGGGCCGTCGAGGCCGCGTCGAAGTACACGGTCACATTTAACGCCACACCCCGGGCGCGTTCCGGCCCGGCCGCACGGCTCACCCACCGTCAGTCGATCACCCCGAATGTCCGCTTCGTCCGCGTCCGACGGATCGTCACGGCCGTTGTTCGAGGTCATCCCCCGATCGGGCGTACGGACCTCGGATGCCTACGATGACCTGCGGCGCAGCCCCCACCGGCCCTGATCGGGCTACCGGGCGGCGCGTTACCGGGGGCTGCCCGTCAGGAGCGCATAAGGCTGGAGTAGGGTTTGGCCCGCATAAGCATTCAAACCGTGCCCGTGGACGGGTCGCCGGGGAGGCTCACACTCCTCCCCGGGGCGACGCGAAGGCGGGCGAGACTTCGGGAAGGCGCTACGTGAGTCCCAACGGCTCCGACCGCTCGCCGCGGCGCACGATGCGGCGGAAGCTGCCTCAGGCGCTGGCACTGGGCCTCGTCATCGCGACCGCCACCGGCTGCTCGGCCAACGACCTCCCCAGGCTTGGCCTCCCGAGCC
The genomic region above belongs to Streptomyces sp. 1331.2 and contains:
- a CDS encoding GNAT family N-acetyltransferase — translated: MLAQPGRDGHRPGCGSVRTGPAAARRTARMVPMILRPVRDTAADAEAVQELSAAAFTDPAGAGPAPRPTPLQLARTRHLARTDPGGCWLAESGGEPVGVVLSMRREGLWSPSLYAVRPSAQGKGVGRLLLDRAATHARGCLRGMVCASDSAAAARRYRMAGFTLHPAMRLSGRVDREGLLDPGDIPVHRGNATHLHLLDSVDRRLRGSAHGPDHELMLGHFEELLIADALAGSGYCYRDGGAVKLLAATSKRIAARLLREALARVPYDVEARLEFLTAEQEWALDVGLEVGLTPRAGGFVGVRGMRPPTPYLPSGAFL
- the erpA gene encoding iron-sulfur cluster insertion protein ErpA codes for the protein MTVQDETTVESGILLTDAAAAKVKALLEQEGREDLALRVAVQPGGCSGLRYQLFFDERSLDGDVIKDFDGVKVVTDRMSAPYLGGATVDFVDTIEKQGFTIDNPNATGSCACGDSFS
- a CDS encoding carbohydrate kinase family protein, producing the protein MRIAVAGSIATDHLMTFPGRFADQLVAEQLHTVSLSFLVDTLDIRRGGVAPNIAFGMGVLGLRPVLVGAAGADFAEYRSWLERNNVDCDSVHISETRHTARFMCTTDEDHNQIASFYTGAMAEARSIELKPIADRVGGLDLVLIGADDPQGMVRHTQECRTRGYAFAADPSQQLARLDGHDIREIVDGAAYLFTNEYEAALIETKTGWDAEELLTRVGTRITTLGSKGVRIERKGEAPILVGCAKEDAKVDPTGVGDAFRAGFLAGLSWELDLERSAQLGCMLATLVIETVGTQEYELRPAAFLKRFEDTYGAEAAAEIRARLVK
- a CDS encoding cysteine desulfurase/sulfurtransferase TusA family protein, which encodes MYFDAASTAPLHPVARQALTAALDEGWADPARLYRSGRQARMLLDAARETVAAVLGARADEIAFTASGTQAVQLGLLGALAGNRRRGGHLVHSAVEHSSVLHVAERHEAAGGEVSVVPVDRGGRVDPEAFGALLRPDTALAALQSANHEVGTVQPVGEVAALCADAGVPLLVDAAQSAGRVDVPAGWSLLTASAHKWGGPPGVGVLAVRKGVRYASPLPADEREGGRVPGYVNVPAIVAAAASLRAVRAEAEQENARLHALVERIRARVPQLVPEVEVVGDPVRRLPHIVTFSCLYVDGEVLLTELDRAGFAVSSGSSCTSSTLTPSHVLAAMGVLTEGNVRVSLPYGTAEADVERFLAVLPDLVAGVRAPLGLDLPAPKATAEAATLVIDALGKRCPLPVIELAKRIGEVPPGGTVVVLADDEAARLDIPAWCEMRGQEYAGEAPAADYGGDRGSAYLVVRRTT